The DNA region CGAGGGCGAGGGTTTCCAGCGCCTCCCGTTCGCGGGCCCGCTGCCCCTCGGCCTGGGTGCGGGCTTCGAGGAGAGCCGCTTCGAGTGCGGCGGGGTCGGCGGGCGACTCGGCGGAAGGTGTGACGGACGGCTGGGCGCTCACGTGGGCAAGCAGGCGGTCCCGGTTCGTTCCCAGGCTGCGCGCCTGCGCCTCCAACTCGGTGACCCGGCGCTCGGCCTCCCGCTCCTCCCGGGCGGCGCGTTCGCGGGCGGCGAGGAGGGCGTCGTGCGCGTCGGCATCGGCGGCGAGGGCAGTCTGGACCTTTTTCAGTTCGGCCTGGAGGCGGGCGGTCTGGCGGTCTGTCTCCTCCAGCTCCGCGTCGATCTCCTGAAAACGCCGCTGGTCGGCGAGGACGCTGAAGCCCGTATCCCGCAGCCGTCCCCCCGTGATCGCGCCCCCCGACTCCAGCAACTCCCCGTCGAGGGTGACGAGGCGCGGGCGGTTCGGGTGCGCGCGGGCGATCCGGTTCGCGGCCCGCAGGTCCTCCACGACGAGGGTGTCGGCCAAGGCGGCCTCCCCCACCAGCGGCGGGTCGCTCGGGCACAGGTCCGCGAGGTTGCCGATCACGCCGGGCTCGCGCAGGAGGGGCCCGTCGCGGCGGGGCCGGGCGCGGATCAGGTCGAGGGGGAGGAAGGTCGCGCGTCCGCCCACCCGCTTGAGTTCCTCGATGATCTGCCGGGCGTCCTCCCCGGAGTGAACGACAATTTGCTCCAGACGGCGGCCCAGCGCGGCGCTCAGGGCGGTCTCGTACTCGGCGGGCACGGTGAGGAGGTCGGCGACCGAACCCACGATGCCGGGGTGCCCCTGCCGCAGGGCATTGCGGGCGCCCTCGCCGTAGCGGGCGTAGGAATTGAGGCTGCCCTCCAGCCGCTCGCGCTCGCGGCGCAGGGGCTGGGCCCCGGCATTCAGGCGGGCGAGTTCGGCGGTCAGGTGGCGTTCAAAGGCCTGGGCGTCCGCACGGCGACCTGCCAGCGCCGCGTACTCCTCCTCCGCGCGCTGCCGGGCATGGGTCGCCGCCTCCAGACGCTCCTGGGCGGCGGCCAGAGACTCCAGCGCGGCCTCCAGATTCCCCTCGGCGCGTTCCAACTCGTCTCCCAGCGTCACGCGGCTGGCGTCTACCCGGGCGGCGGCCTCGGCGGCGCGGGCGGCGGCGGCTCTCGCCTGGGTGAGATCGGCGTCCAGCGTGCGGGCGCGGCGCTCGGCGGCCTCGGCGGCGGTGCGGGCGGCGGTGACGGCGACCTCCAGCGCGGGGAGGTCGGGGGCGGTCTCCTCGGGCGGGCTCTGGGGCAGGGCGCCGAGTTCGGCCCGCAGCCGCCCCTCCTCGGCGCGGAGGTGGCCCGCGTACCGCTCGGCCTGCGCGTGGGCGTCCCGGGCGGCGCGCAGGGTGTCCAGAGCCCCTGTGAACGCCTCCTGTCTCGCCCGGGCCTCCCCCACCGCGTCGCGGGCGGCCTCCACCCGGGCGGCAGCGGCCTGCACCCCGGCGGCGAGGGCGGCGCTGCGGGCGGCGAGGGCGGCGGCCTCCGCGCGTGCCTGGGCGATCTCCCGCCCGAGGGACGCCTGCCGCTCGCGTTTCAGGGCGTCCTCCAGCGTCAGGACGCGCAGGGTCAGGGCGCGCCACAGGCGGGCGGTCTCGGCGGCGCGGGTCAGGCGGTCCACCTGGGCCGCCCGTTCCGCCTGCACCAGCCGCAGCCCCTCCAGGTGCCCGTCCGCCTCGCGCAGCCGCGCCTCCGTCTCCTGCCGGGCCGACACGGCGCGCGACAGCCCGGCGGCCTCCTGCACGTAGCCCAGCAGGGTGCGGCCCTCCGCCTGCACCACCCCGCTCACCTCCCCCTGCCCGATGACGGCGAGCCCGCCCGGTCCCAGTCCGGTCCCGCGCAGCGCCCCCTGCACGTCGCGGGCACGGACGGGGCGGCCATTCAGGTCCTGCTCGCCCGTCCCGTCGCGGTACACCCGGCGGGTGACGTTGACGCGGCCCTCCGGGGTCTGCAACTCGACCTGCACCTCGGCGAGGCCCAGCGGCGCCTTTCCGCCGCTCCCGTGGAAGATCAGTTCGGTGCCGCGCCCGGCCCGCAATTCCCGCGCCCGCGCCCCGTGGGTCGCCCAGCGCAGCGCCTCGACCACGTTGCTCTTGCCGCTGCCGTTCGGGCCGATGACGGCCGAGACGCCCGGCCCGAACTCCAGGCGGGTGCGGTCGGCGAAGCTCTTGAAACCTTGCAGGGTGATGCTGTGGAGCATGGGTGGGATGTGGCCGGAACTCAGCCCCTGCCTGGGCTCCTCACGAGTCCGCGCAGTCCTGCCGGGTGTAGGGCTCGCGCAGGTCGAGGTGGCCGAGCGTGTCGGCGTTCTGGCCGTTCACCAGAAAGGTCACGTCCTGGCCGCGCGTCTCCAGCAGCGTGCGGGTGAGGGTGCACAACAGCATCCGCTCGCCGCTGGTGCCGTACTTGAGCTTGGGATAGGCGGCGGGCAGGTTGACGTAGTAGTGCGCGCCGCGCAGCCACACGCGCGGGGCGGGGGTGCCCTTGGGCACGACGGCCAGACCCCCGGAGGCGGTGGGGCCGCTCGCCCAGGCGTTCACGGCGGCCTGCGCGACGGCGCCCGG from Deinococcus aetherius includes:
- a CDS encoding GerMN domain-containing protein produces the protein MRRLFSLFNVVSAALLAAAAYAYQEVQRPPETPRAPALELAEKRGVRVKVYFTDPQVQSFKPETRTVQVTQENPGAVAQAAVNAWASGPTASGGLAVVPKGTPAPRVWLRGAHYYVNLPAAYPKLKYGTSGERMLLCTLTRTLLETRGQDVTFLVNGQNADTLGHLDLREPYTRQDCADS
- a CDS encoding AAA family ATPase, which translates into the protein MLHSITLQGFKSFADRTRLEFGPGVSAVIGPNGSGKSNVVEALRWATHGARARELRAGRGTELIFHGSGGKAPLGLAEVQVELQTPEGRVNVTRRVYRDGTGEQDLNGRPVRARDVQGALRGTGLGPGGLAVIGQGEVSGVVQAEGRTLLGYVQEAAGLSRAVSARQETEARLREADGHLEGLRLVQAERAAQVDRLTRAAETARLWRALTLRVLTLEDALKRERQASLGREIAQARAEAAALAARSAALAAGVQAAAARVEAARDAVGEARARQEAFTGALDTLRAARDAHAQAERYAGHLRAEEGRLRAELGALPQSPPEETAPDLPALEVAVTAARTAAEAAERRARTLDADLTQARAAAARAAEAAARVDASRVTLGDELERAEGNLEAALESLAAAQERLEAATHARQRAEEEYAALAGRRADAQAFERHLTAELARLNAGAQPLRRERERLEGSLNSYARYGEGARNALRQGHPGIVGSVADLLTVPAEYETALSAALGRRLEQIVVHSGEDARQIIEELKRVGGRATFLPLDLIRARPRRDGPLLREPGVIGNLADLCPSDPPLVGEAALADTLVVEDLRAANRIARAHPNRPRLVTLDGELLESGGAITGGRLRDTGFSVLADQRRFQEIDAELEETDRQTARLQAELKKVQTALAADADAHDALLAARERAAREEREAERRVTELEAQARSLGTNRDRLLAHVSAQPSVTPSAESPADPAALEAALLEARTQAEGQRAREREALETLALARELDAAWRSFRTALTRAADLRERLNANAEATRAQDAHLSAAAAEVQRREAALGTLDEHELPRAEWERDAAAGSYTSVIGEQNKTRARLEDLRLLIARREGSLEPLPDGCSPPGTPREWTADLNRTRADLERLGPVNARAEADHAAESAELDRLSNELNDAEGAAAELRAHLAGLEEAEGLATRAAFGRVNAAFREYSAELLGGQGELEPEWGETGRLTGLRLAVQPKGKRTRSMSLLSAGERTMAGLGFLFALNHAGGEGSARQEGAGGLPLAVLDEVDAPLDEANIRRFTAFLERFSSRGAQFLLVTHQKATMEVAHALWGVTTDQTGASRVLSIRQAEELVGGRA